A genomic region of Ammospiza nelsoni isolate bAmmNel1 chromosome 3, bAmmNel1.pri, whole genome shotgun sequence contains the following coding sequences:
- the BAG2 gene encoding BAG family molecular chaperone regulator 2, with protein MAQARISAKASEGAQQQPQQQQQSGGQLRGRFYRSTSMADRSSRLLENLDQLELRVEAFRDAASAMEQEKEILLEMIHNIQNSQDMRHISEGEREELNLTANRLMGRTLTVEVSVETIRNAQQQESLLHATKMIDEIVNKLLDDLEDAKMRLMSLYGACTSDVPAGPIDQKFQSVVIGCAIEDQKKIKRRLETLLRNLENSEKSITLLEHQKSSVRQSCNSKQD; from the exons ATGGCCCAGGCCAGGATCAGCGCCAAGGCCAGCGAGGGGgcgcagcagcagccgcagcagcagcagcagtcgGGCGGGCAGCTCCGCGGCCGCTTCTACCGCTCCACCTCCATGGCCGACCGCTCCAGCCGCCTGCTCGAGAACCTGGACCAGCTGGAGCTCAG GGTAGAGGCTTTCCGTGATGCAGCATCTGCCATGgaacaagagaaagaaattctGCTTGAAATGATCCACAATATACAGAACAGCCAGGATATGAGGCACATCAGTGAAG GTGAGAGAGAAGAACTCAATTTGACTGCGAATCGCCTGATGGGCCGAACCCTCACGGTGGAGGTTTCCGTAGAAACCATCCGCAACGCGCAGCAGCAGGAGTCCCTGCTGCATGCCACCAAGATGATCGATGAGATCGTCAACAAACTCCTCGACGATCTGGAAGACGCCAAAATGCGCCTCATGTCGCTTTACGGTGCGTGCACGTCCGACGTGCCAGCAGGACCCATCGATCAGAAATTCCAGTCCGTGGTCATCGGATGTGCCATTGAGGatcagaagaaaatcaaaaggCGCCTAGAGACTCTGCTCAGAAACTTGGAAAATTCTGAAAAGTCCATCACATTGCTGGAGCATCAGAAATCATCTGTCCGGCAGTCTTGCAACAGCAAACAGGATTAA